The Terriglobus tenax genome contains a region encoding:
- a CDS encoding MFS transporter has product MEEFSTSSRRSLMVALLVAGALFMENLDGTIIATGLPKIGETFRVAAVDVNVGMTAYLLAVAVFIPISGWVADRWGSRTVFGSAIVVFTIASVLCGISQNLWEFTLARVLQGIGGAMMVPVGRLMVVKVTPKDQIMMAIAWTIWPALVAPILGPPLGGFIVTYWSWRWIFLLNVPIGIACLIANGILVRNSHEERPPAFDWLGFLLIGGTCFSLVYAMELIGREPADWTLGGILFVVAILCLVLSRWHLRRASNPLFDLSVLRIQTFSAVIWGGSAFRVAIFMAPFLLPLMFQLGFGLNAFQSGSLTLAVFAGNLAMKPVTTPLLRRFGFRTVLIWNGILTAGSLLWCALLEPWTAHWLVLLVLFLSGLGRSMQLTSLTTMGYADLPKDKVSTASAFASTVQQMTVGGGVAFGVLLLRGSAALHGRHGGTPQVVDFRWAFYIVAAIALLSLLDILKLPHTAGAAVSGHVTEQEEPVEA; this is encoded by the coding sequence ATGGAAGAGTTTTCAACCAGCTCGCGCCGATCTTTGATGGTGGCGCTTCTGGTAGCGGGCGCCCTGTTCATGGAGAACCTGGACGGCACGATCATCGCGACCGGCCTGCCGAAGATCGGCGAGACCTTTCGTGTTGCCGCTGTCGATGTAAATGTCGGCATGACGGCCTATCTGCTGGCTGTTGCCGTTTTTATCCCGATCAGCGGATGGGTGGCTGACCGCTGGGGTTCGCGCACCGTCTTCGGCTCAGCGATTGTCGTCTTCACCATTGCCTCGGTACTTTGCGGCATCAGCCAGAACCTGTGGGAGTTCACCCTGGCCCGCGTGCTGCAGGGAATTGGCGGAGCTATGATGGTTCCTGTCGGCCGGCTCATGGTCGTCAAAGTCACGCCCAAAGATCAGATCATGATGGCCATTGCCTGGACCATCTGGCCGGCGCTGGTGGCGCCTATCCTTGGCCCGCCGCTCGGCGGCTTTATCGTCACCTACTGGTCCTGGCGCTGGATCTTTCTGCTCAATGTCCCCATTGGCATTGCCTGCCTCATCGCCAACGGCATCCTGGTCAGAAACTCCCACGAAGAGCGCCCTCCCGCTTTCGATTGGCTCGGCTTCCTGCTCATCGGGGGCACCTGCTTCTCTCTGGTCTACGCTATGGAACTCATCGGTCGTGAGCCCGCGGACTGGACGCTGGGCGGCATTCTGTTCGTCGTTGCGATTCTTTGTCTCGTACTGTCGCGCTGGCACCTGCGCCGGGCTTCCAACCCTCTGTTCGATCTCAGCGTCCTTCGCATCCAGACCTTCTCCGCTGTCATCTGGGGAGGCTCAGCCTTCCGCGTCGCCATCTTTATGGCTCCCTTCCTGCTGCCGTTGATGTTCCAGCTCGGCTTCGGCTTGAATGCCTTCCAGTCCGGCTCGCTTACGCTGGCGGTCTTCGCCGGCAACCTCGCCATGAAGCCTGTCACCACGCCGCTTCTGCGCCGGTTTGGCTTCCGCACGGTACTGATCTGGAACGGCATCCTGACTGCGGGATCGTTGCTCTGGTGCGCTCTGCTGGAACCCTGGACGGCCCATTGGCTGGTGCTGCTGGTGCTCTTTCTCAGCGGTCTTGGACGCAGCATGCAGCTCACGTCACTCACAACCATGGGGTACGCCGATCTTCCTAAAGACAAAGTAAGCACCGCCTCCGCCTTTGCCAGCACAGTGCAGCAGATGACCGTCGGTGGAGGAGTGGCCTTCGGAGTATTGCTCCTGCGTGGGTCAGCAGCCCTGCATGGGCGCCACGGCGGCACGCCGCAGGTTGTTGACTTCCGCTGGGCTTTCTACATCGTTGCGGCAATCGCCTTACTTAGCCTTCTGGACATCCTCAAGCTGCCGCATACAGCAGGCGCAGCTGTCAGCGGCCATGTCACAGAACAGGAAGAGCCCGTCGAGGCCTAG
- a CDS encoding glycosyltransferase translates to MSSVKVEPSCKEQIGIQRSQIAVVIPTRNAASDWSALASGLRMQCFPLSQIIVIDSSSEDGTAVLAEKEGFTVVRIRKEDFNHGGTRQKALEYAPWAEFVVYMTQDAILAGPDALDKLVQPFEDPEVGMTYGRQLPRPGAGPFEAHARLFNYPANSCVRTYESRKTMGIKAAFSSNSFAAYRVTALQSVGGFPSDVIIAEDSIVSARLLMTGWKTVYQAEAQVYHSHSYNPVEEFRRYFDIGVCHHRESWMGEAFGNTNGEGLRFVKSEVRYLWPDKWYLLPEEAARTAAKLLGYKLGLYEAKLPISFSRKLSFFPGFWNNSTITR, encoded by the coding sequence ATGTCTTCAGTTAAAGTTGAGCCTTCTTGCAAAGAACAAATCGGGATCCAACGCTCGCAGATTGCGGTTGTCATACCGACGCGTAATGCCGCATCAGATTGGAGCGCACTTGCTTCAGGGCTTCGGATGCAGTGCTTCCCTCTAAGCCAGATCATTGTGATTGACTCTTCCTCGGAAGACGGTACAGCCGTACTCGCAGAAAAAGAGGGCTTCACAGTCGTGCGTATTCGCAAGGAAGACTTCAATCATGGCGGAACTCGCCAGAAGGCCCTTGAGTACGCACCTTGGGCAGAGTTTGTCGTTTACATGACGCAGGATGCGATCCTGGCAGGCCCGGATGCTCTGGATAAACTTGTTCAACCTTTCGAGGATCCTGAAGTCGGCATGACCTACGGGCGCCAGTTGCCTCGCCCTGGTGCAGGTCCTTTTGAAGCTCACGCACGGTTGTTCAACTATCCGGCAAACAGTTGCGTCCGGACCTATGAAAGCCGGAAGACGATGGGAATCAAGGCGGCATTTTCGTCTAATAGCTTTGCCGCTTATCGCGTAACAGCATTGCAATCGGTGGGAGGGTTTCCAAGCGACGTAATTATCGCGGAAGACTCTATCGTTTCTGCGCGGTTGCTCATGACTGGATGGAAAACTGTATACCAGGCGGAAGCCCAGGTCTACCACTCTCACTCCTATAATCCAGTCGAAGAGTTTCGACGGTATTTCGATATTGGTGTGTGTCACCACCGCGAGTCCTGGATGGGCGAGGCCTTTGGCAACACGAATGGGGAAGGATTGCGTTTTGTTAAGTCGGAGGTCCGCTATCTCTGGCCCGACAAGTGGTATCTTCTGCCAGAAGAAGCTGCTCGTACTGCCGCAAAGCTTTTGGGCTACAAACTCGGTCTCTATGAGGCGAAGTTACCAATCTCCTTTTCCCGCAAGCTCTCGTTCTTTCCTGGCTTCTGGAATAACTCAACAATCACCCGGTAG